DNA sequence from the Rattus rattus isolate New Zealand chromosome 2, Rrattus_CSIRO_v1, whole genome shotgun sequence genome:
cagaTACTGTTGACAGACTCtacaaatgtaatcaatgtgaAAAAGCCTTTTCACAACACAGGTATCTTCGagtacatgaaagaacacatactggagagaaacgcTATGAATGTAAGctatgtggtaaagcctttggaCATAGCAGTCATCTCTGAACACATAAAGTAATACATACTGGAgtgaaaccctatgaatgtaaccagtgtggtaaagcctttgcacatcAGAGAACTTTGGTTttgcataaaagaacacatactggagagaaaacttatgaatgtaatcaatgtggcaAAACCTTAGCTTATCAGTGTACTTTGGTCttgcataaaagaacacatactggagagaaaccttatgaatgtacTTACTCAATGTGGCAAAACCTTTGCACATCAGCGTACTTTGGTGTTGCATAGAAGAACACATACTGAGAGAAACCTTacgaatgtaatcaatgtggtaaagcctttgcacaaagCAGTCAGCTCTGAACACATAGAGTagtacatactggagagaagccttacaaATGTAATCAGTGTGATAAAGCCTTTACACAACAAAGTCATCTCCgaatacatgaaagaacacatactaGAGAGAAACCTTATAAATGTAATCAGTGCAGTAAATCATTTGTATCTCTCAGTCTTCTTCAGAATCATGaaagaatacatactggagagaaaccttacaagtgTAATCAATGTGATAAAACCTTTTCTCAACATTCTAGTCTCCAAATTCATCAAAGAGTACATACTGGAGAGAGACCCTTCAAGTGCAATCAATGTGGTAAAGGTTTTTCACAAAGTGGTACTCTCCAAACTCATATaagaacacacactggagagaaaccctatgaatataaacaatgtggtaaagcctttgtacATCACTCTGATTTGACCttgcataaaagaacacatactggagagaaacactATGAATGTACACAATGTGGTAAAGTTTTTGCATATAGTAGTACTCTCCAATACCATAAAAGGTATCATACTTAAAAAATCCTATGAATGTATTCACTGTGGTTGAAGTCTTTAAAAAACTACAGTAGTTTCTAAAAACATTAACAGAATCATCATCATAGGGAGAGGAGCCCTATAAAAGTATTTGACATAGTTAGGTCTTTGGACATGTGTGTATTCTTTACCATCATGAAAGAATTTATACTGAAGAGAAACCACATAAGCAGAAGAAATGTGCTTTTGCATAACAAAGTTATCTCTTAATGTACAAAAGAACAGATATTAGAGAGAAATGCCACAAGTATAATAGAAATGACAAAGCCTTTTTACAACGCAGTTATCTCTgaatacattaaagaaaatatattgctgAGAATGTAATCAATGCGGCAAACCCATCGCGTAACATGGTCTTCTTggaataaaagaacacatactagaAAGAAACTATGAATGTAAGCCGTGTGGTAAAGACTTGAAAccattcatactggagagaaacattATGAAATTTTTTAATACGGTGAAGTGCTTGTATGTCACAGTAGTCtccagatagaaaaaaaaatattgctggAGACAATCCCTAGAAATATGATTGGTATGATAAACCATTTTCACAATACAGTTATCTTAAAATAAATCAACACATATGGAAGAGAAACCCTGTGAATGTAAGCAATGTGGTGAAGACTTTTCATATTAAGGTGAACATCAAATATGTAAAAGAATATATAGTGGTGCAAAACTGTCCAAATGCAATCAGTGTGATAAAGCCTTTTATGTCACAGATCACCCCAGCCAGCGTGGTAAGGATTCAGTGtggacaaacagaaacaaacagaggcAGTTTGAATCTGAGTGTATTTTGCAGCTCTCAAGGAAAGGTTTTTATGCATATAGAAACAGTTGTTACAATTCTGAAAAGATCTGTTTAGTCGAGCAGTTAAATAGAACAAATGCCATCATACTCATTTGgcacaagaaaatacaaaatcatCCATGTATTTTATCTTCTATGAAGTATGTTCAGTGAAGCAATAATCGATGGAAAAGGTAACATCATTATCACTTGACACAATAAAGCACGAAAAGTTATTATGTTACtctagctgatttacttatctatgtctgagtcactatgctctgctaccTTAACTGACCctctttctgtgttcctctgaggcaagaaactgcagtctctggcatttagcacttcattctaaaacagcaggataTAAAGTAGAGGATacattgctagagccttttccttctgtccatatgcctcttgcttgtcaagCCAGGGGGAAGTTTGGAGTAGTAAACTTCTATTGAACAAGGAGAAGTAAAGAAcgcttgcagaaggaaaagctttcacatagccaaatatgcataaacatatataatttcacacaCGGATTCAATAAATgttcatttatacatttccactcaTTTCAGTTGGGTCCAGCTTACATACATtttcacaattacattcttacacacacacacacatgcatacttttttttttttaagatttattcatttattatatataagtacactgtagatgtcttcagatccaccagaagagggcatcggatccctttacaaatggttgtgagccaccatgtggttgctgggaattgaactcaggacctctggaagaacagttggagctcttaactgctgagccatctctccagccccacatgcatacattcttacaattacatacttacacaaacatccatacttacatatgcatatggagcaaaagaccaagcatcaGTGCAAAAAGTACTCAGTCATTATGGATGAAAGATGAActccaatctttattacatagagaaagaaatagcttctatCCGTTTAATGCtaagtgaattaaacccaagtttgtaagagaaaaagctcttccttttaataagactaagcctgccttactattaagaaatgacctgttctgCCCCACAGTAAGGAAAAACCTGCTtgttccttctgttctctccagcttcttctttttttcctcctttcctctgcattctgcacattgcactctttttttaataaagatttatttattttatgtatatgagtacactgttgatgtcttcaaacacaccaaaagagggcatcagatcccattacacatggttgtgagccaccatgtggttgctgggaattgaactcaggacctctggattaGCAGTCAGTGccattaacctctgagccatctctccagccccacattgcACTCTTATGTTACCTATATTCTCTCAGTTattcctctctgcttttcttctcagcccagatcattttagctcagttctccttagctcaaacctgactcttcagctcagtccctctccagctcagtccttcTGTGTTCTGTCCTTCCAGCTCAGTCCTTCTCTATatattctctttgtcctcagcacttcaccatctttcagaatacagaatcacatgttacaaagtttatcacaagttcatatgaaagatcaaagcataaattgaaatagaagtttacaccagagaatgtttacatgaatatccATCAGGACTAGTTTATCTGGCTCACCATTCATCACCAGTgtcagctctacaggttcactgaaggcCAAAAACCATAGctgttagtgaagttttgtatagataaatccaGTCATCATTTTATCCTTTGTCCTTGCACCTGTAATAaattgtttgttctctttttatgactCTTGATAACTGTTTTACaatctcttggaatgtgctcttgAAAGAACCTCGCTCAAGTCTCGGGATGGCGCGCCCCAGTTAACAcgagagaccgatcttgatgtaaaagcaagagaCCGTTTAATAATAACGGAACTCCGGGCCGATGCGTatctcacgcaggagacagaggagtcaaccctgaagctcaaaagtcaggggtttatatagggaaggctagggggtttggcgtggttacacacaattggctaatttctagCGCAGCTATAAGtaattggctcatttaaacatggcagtgagattatagcacagcaggagagtacgtgttgactggagcgtacaggatttagAAGCTAGGCgtgtatcagggtttgaaggacatctggttaaggtgtgactctgagtaagctgggggaggtgcccttctgccagatggtttgggtcagtccttattacttgggctggttcctgcattttttttctttatctttatggtctgttagtcctagcggcagggcggggctgcctgggcttgcttttcacagtgtttagccctgagtctgtgaattttgaaacttattcttttaattttatgtttttaaaccttaaatctgtataattttcctttcactctgagtaggagaaagcctggtgacacctgggagactggcagagttttcACTGCAGTTTTAATTGTCAGAGAAAGACTTAATAGtggtcccactataaaagagcttaacaATGACTGatgtaattttaggaattcttataggatcatcatgaagacttaagaagtcatctatttgtctgtacaacatcactataagacagtacattttcatagatctgcagagatatGCTCCAAAGCGGTGTGCttttacttaatgattgttatatgtgcttagtaataacaggaaaagccttttaatagcaggaatctttcctaaaatgaatcccttacagccttgcttaataagggcaaaccagtcacagattatataataGTCCAAGGCTGGctatctcaggatgatcacctgctagttattagcttgtattgttatggctcctgacatgtgttaagaatggatcagtttgcattcttgtacatacTGACTACCTGTTGAACCagtagcatttgttgaaaatgctatcctttttccactgtatggttttagctcctttgtaaaagatcaattGTTCaagggttcatttctgagtcttcaatgtactccactgatctacctgcctgtctgtgtaccaataccatactgtttttttttttaaagatttattcatttattatatataagtacactgtagagatacaccagaagagggcatatctcttttacagatggttgtgagccaccatgtggttgctgggaattgaactcaggacctctggaagagcagtactcttaaccggctgagccatctctccagcccaccatactgttttttatctctattgctctgtaatacagcttgaggtcagggttggttaTTCCCCACCAGaagttctgttgttgttgagcacagttttccctccactggtttttttcttattccaaatgaatttgcaaattgctctttctatctccgtgaggaattgag
Encoded proteins:
- the LOC116892087 gene encoding zinc finger protein 431-like, coding for MLETYRNLTAIGYNWEDHNIEEHCQSDRRHGRHIRSHAGEKPYEYTQCDKAFTYHSHLQKRKRIQTGEKSSEARSSLQKHKRTDTVDRLYKCNQCEKAFSQHRYLRVHERTHTGEKPYKCNQCDKAFTQQSHLRIHERTHTREKPYKCNQCSKSFVSLSLLQNHERIHTGEKPYKCNQCDKTFSQHSSLQIHQRVHTGERPFKCNQCGKGFSQSGTLQ